In Sesamum indicum cultivar Zhongzhi No. 13 linkage group LG1, S_indicum_v1.0, whole genome shotgun sequence, the sequence TCGTATGCTATCGTCGATTTGGGCACAATGAAATTGATGAACCATCCTTTACTCAACCTAAAATGTATAAGGTATGTGCTTGTAATCGTTCTCTACTTTATACTGTTGTTTTACCCTAATCTTATTCTAAGGACTCTCACCttctgcttttctttctttgtgcCCAGtgaattttgtccaaaatttgGTTCCCCTTTCATTCTTAGTGATGCTAGCTATTCACTTGTACCATGTTTTTGTTATCAGTAGTCTCTGGAAACTTTTTGACATCCTGACTGATTTTATATAGGTTATAAGGAATCATCCTTCCTCGCTTGAGATTTACCAAAAGAAACTTCTAGAATCTGGTCAGGTCACAAAAGAAGACATTGACCAGATAAGCAACAAAGTCACTTCAATTCTCAATGAAGAATTTCTGGCCAGCAAAGACTATGTGCCTCAAAGAAGGGACTGGCTCTCAGCTTACTGGGCTGGTTTCAAGTCTCCTGAACAGCTTTCTCGCATCCGTAATACTGGGTAATGTTTGTAAATTCACATTATCTAGTTCTTGACTGCtcattgaatttgaatcaTCAAATGTTTTCTGGTTTGCAGGGTCAAACCAGAGATTTTGAAGAATGTTGGCAAGGCTATCACAACTCTTCCAGAAAGTTTTAAACCTCACAGAGCAGTTAAGAGGATTTTTGAAGACCGTGCTAAGATGATTGAGACAGGGGAGGGTATTGACTGGGCGGTGGCTGAAGCACTTGCTTTTGCAACATTGCTTGTTGAGGGAAATCATGTCAGGTTAAGTGGACAGGACGTTGAGCGAGGTACTTTCAGCCATAGACATGCTGTTCTTCACGATCAGGAAACAGGGAAAATATATTGTCCCTTAGATCATGTTATGATTAACCAAGATGAGGAGATGTTTACTGTGAGCAACAGGTAACTCCTCTTCTTGCCTGCTTTTCACATCAATTCTTATACATGTGAAGCAttagttttccttttatgagaaaaggaaagaaaaaacacacagCCCAAAAAGTAAGAGACTcccacaaataaaaattatgcaattagCTTTTAGCTTTCATCATACCTTTTGGTCTACAAGGAAACAATATGCGCATCCCCCacctctttttgtttttccttgcGACTCCCTCTTTGGCTGTGTGCTGGTGGGTGTACACTTAATTCTTAGACAAGAGGACATAGTAAAAAGGACAATTTATGTTCCAATTCATTCTTCTTTGTACAAAATTGAGTCTTTGgagcaattttatttttgtttttaagttttttaagtAGACTCTAATAGATACGCCAGCACTTTGATCGTCAAATGAAGTTAAACCATTAAATATTCTGATTATAGTTCTTATTTTGATGACCCTGATATTGtgatcatctttttttttatacaaaatttagcttaaGTTAATCAAGTTTCTTATACTTTCATACACGTAAAATCATTTAAATCTTAGATCTGTCACTGATGTCCTGGTTGACCTGTTTGTTTCAACTGGACTAGTTAAGTCAGTAAACTCATCTTAATAACCCGAAGCATTTAAATCTAAAAGCATTCTAAGTGATGTCACTCAGCTTGAGTTTTATTGGCATCAAATTTGTTCTaagtttgatttgaattttaatggcACTAAAATTGCTCTAAATTTGTTATTGCTCACCAATACTTTGAACAAATGACAGATGGACCACAAAGTGCAGTGGAAATTTATTCTGAAATGGGGTTGATTCTGATTAAATTGTGTTGgcatcaaaaataatttttatgtgtcTATTGGGATTACCTTTCAGCAAAAGTATATAAATGTTGTGATGTGCCTTAAATCATATCAGGGTTTCTTGTGGTATtgcatttatcttttttgaatatttgaaccattttttcctttcatacttgTGAATGAAGTAACAATTAGATTACGAGTTAAAGCTACTATATCATGGGGATTTTAAGttcttcaagttttttttattttagaatccTTAATTATGGGTTTGATAACAGATCTTTTAGTATGTCAGGTCCTTATTATGCCTTATTATAGGTTTGATGCATCAAGATGTCTACGTCACCTAGGCTTTAAGCACTAAAGCATAAGGCTAAGTATGTTGCCTAACAGAGTTAAACAATGTACTTTAATGATAGGAAAAGCCAATGGCTGTGAGCAAGcttatgatgtaaaaaataaaatattagagatatgaaagagtatgaCTTAGTTGTGGAATGAATACAGCACAGTGAAGAAATACTAGCCCTAGTACGTCCAGATCTATAGCATCATATATTGGAAGTGAATATAGTTCTTATTTGTGAAGCCATAAGGAGACATTTTTACAtgctacaaaaaaattcttttcagCAGCCTGGTTGCTCCCATCAACATAAGTTCCATTCTCCTTACCAATTCTCTGTCATTTTAATCATTCATCTACACAACCCATCTTCCTCTCATTTAGTCAAAGTTGGttcatcttcctcttccaTTAGATGACATGTTATAGATGAAGACCAAGTTGATATCCTGTAATTATGGTATAGCAAGAGGGCATGATTAAATGTATCCTTCTTCATGAAATTGGATTGACTAATTGCTTGGCCCTATGCATCATTTATGTGTTTGCTTCTTATTTgttattgattctttttattttttattattcagaTAAAGAATATCATTCCATCTTCTATGCCCAAAGAACACTTTCGGTTCTTTTAGTCCCTTCTTAAATCTACTTGGACTCTGTATGGATCACATATAAGCTTTATCTGATAATTATTTGGTCTTGTACAGCTCTCTTTCGGAGTTTGGAGTTTTGGGATTTGAATTAGGTTATTCAATGGAAAACCCCAATTCTTTGGTACTGTGGGAAGCCCAGTTTGGTGATTTTGCCAATGGGGCTCAGGTGATGTTTGACCAGTTTCTGAGCAGTGGAGAGGCCAAATGGCTGCGTCAGACTGGATTAGTTGTCCTCCTACCTCATGGATATGATGGGCAAGGCCCAGAACACTCAAGTGCTCGTTTGGAACGTTTCCTTCAGGTGTTGCTCATTTTCTCCATTTGCTGCATATCTAATTGAACTATCCTGTGTTTGCATTTACATACACCTGCTCTTGTGGGAAAAGTTTTGTGTGGAAATGAacctttttctctcttttcattttcttccttttaagATTGCCTGTtgtaatatctttttttcttctttttctggtTGGCTTCTGGTATGTCTGTAAATGAAGACCAAGAATGACTGATAAACATAGATTAAAGAGAAGTCTCTCACCAGAGTTGATCCTAAGCTGTGACTACTTAGTGTTCCATGCCCCACAAGATGAAGTGTGGTTATTCAAAAGATTGCCTATAGGGGCTTAGGTGTTTATTCTGTGCTCAACAATCTATATTCCATACTCTCCTCTATTGGTTGAAAGAGCTCAACCCAAATGGCTGGAATTTTGTATGATGAGACTTATTGCACTGTTTTGCTTCCCTACTTCGTTCTCTTTTCCTTCTCTGGCTTTGGTTAGGTGGTAGATTGGGTTACATGGGCGAAATGTTATTTCACCAAAGTCAAATTGAAGGTTTAAATGTAGAATTCACATGAGgaattttctctctatcttgCCACTTGTTTACTTCTTGGTTTCTAGAACTTTATTAGAATCATACTAGTTCGTTTGATGTGGTTTATTTTTGGATATGCCACTATGAAAATTGGTGTCACTATCCATGTTAGATTCGGCAATTTCATTTTACATTGACcaagtatatttatatcagGACATATCCTGATATGtcatttaatttgttggttGGACGAGAATGTGAAATTGACCTTTCATGTTGTATTGCAGATGAGTGATGATAATCCATATGTTATCCCTGAGATGGATGCAACCCTAAGGAAACAGATTCAGGAATGCAACTGGCAGGTGGTGAATGTAACTACACCTGCAAATTATTTCCATGTTTTGCGGCGCCAGGTAAGTGGATTTGACTCGCTACAACTGTGTGGTATTGGAGAAGTGTTCACTTATTACATCTCACACTTTCATGTTGCAGTTACATAGGGAATTCCGTAAACCTCTCATTGTGATGGCACCGAAGAACTTACTCCGTCACAAGGACTGCAAATCTCATTTATCTGAGTTTGATGACGTTGAAGGCCATCCAGGTTTTGACAAACAAGGAACCAGATTTAAACGCCTtataaaggaccaaaatgatCACTCAGATCTTGAAGAGGGTATTCGACGTCTGATTCTTTGCTCTGGAAAGGTGTGAAACCTTTACATCTTGCCCTTTGATTTCTTCTTGGTTTGTTCTTCCTTTCTTTGGTGGAAGCTGGGGGcattttttcttactttgtgtgtgtgcgtgtttGAAATGTCGGATGAGACATCGGTTTTGCTTCTTGTTTGCAGGTTTATTATGAGCTTgatgaagaaaggaaaaagactGAGGGAAAGGACATTGCAATCTGTAGAGTGGAGCAGCTTTGTCCCTTCCCTTATGACCTCATCCAACGTGAACTCAAGAGATATCCAAGTATGTCCTTAGAATTGGCAAATGTATCATTATGTTTACGAAATAACTTGAACACAAATGGTTGTCTTTAACACTTTGAAGTGGAGAGTAACTAATGATGCTAAGgtatatgggaccaaaatatCAAGTCAACTAAGTTCTGCCTTCCTGGTTTGTGATTCTTTCAGATGCAGAGATTGTTTGGTGCCAGGAAGAGCCAATGAACATGGGCGCATACAGCTATATTGCCCCTCGTCTTGGCACCGCAATGAGAACTCTGGGCAGAGGCACTGTGGATGACATCAAGTACGTCGGCCGTGCTCCATCTGCTGCCACTGCAACTGGCTTTTACCAAGTTCACACAAAAGAGCAAAACGAAATCGTACAGAAAGCGACGCAGCCTCATCCAATCAGTTTGTGAAATTGAAGCTGATGCATAGTTGTTTGGGCTAAATTTTCTTACAGAACGGTGGTTAGAGTATTCCACTTTTACAGGGCAAGTTTTGCGAGAATAAAGGTACTATGTCAAGTCAATGTTGTCATTGATGAATCAACTTTGATCTTGTAAAAGGATATTTACTTTCATCTTGCCACACAGATTTGCATGGCGGTGGTTGAGATAAACCACATTTTC encodes:
- the LOC105167725 gene encoding 2-oxoglutarate dehydrogenase, mitochondrial-like translates to MAWFRAGSNVAKLAVRRTLSQTGSYITRTRVAPTHNRFFHTTVARSKAQSAPIPRPVPLSRLTDSFLDGTSSVYLEELQRAWEQDPNSVDESWDNFFRNFVGQATTSPGISGQTIQESMRLLLLVRAYQVYGHMKAKIDPLGLEERRIPDDLDPALYGFSEADLDREFFIGVWRMSGFLSENRPVQTLRAILTRLEQAYCGNIGYEYMHIADREKCNWLRDKIETPSPTQYSRDRREVILDRLIWSTQFENFLAAKWTAAKRFGLEGCETLIPGMKEMFDRSADLGVESIVIGMSHRGRLNVLGNVVRKPLRQIFSEFSGGTKPVDEVGLYTGTGDVKYHLGTSYDRPTRGGKRIHLSLVANPSHLEAVDPVVIGKTRAKQYYSNDVERTKNMGILIHGDGSFAGQGVVYETLHLSALPNYTTGGTIHIVVNNQVAFTTDPRSGRSSQYCTDVAKALSAPIFHVNGDDVEAVVHACELAAEWRQTFHSDVVVDIVCYRRFGHNEIDEPSFTQPKMYKVIRNHPSSLEIYQKKLLESGQVTKEDIDQISNKVTSILNEEFLASKDYVPQRRDWLSAYWAGFKSPEQLSRIRNTGVKPEILKNVGKAITTLPESFKPHRAVKRIFEDRAKMIETGEGIDWAVAEALAFATLLVEGNHVRLSGQDVERGTFSHRHAVLHDQETGKIYCPLDHVMINQDEEMFTVSNSSLSEFGVLGFELGYSMENPNSLVLWEAQFGDFANGAQVMFDQFLSSGEAKWLRQTGLVVLLPHGYDGQGPEHSSARLERFLQMSDDNPYVIPEMDATLRKQIQECNWQVVNVTTPANYFHVLRRQLHREFRKPLIVMAPKNLLRHKDCKSHLSEFDDVEGHPGFDKQGTRFKRLIKDQNDHSDLEEGIRRLILCSGKVYYELDEERKKTEGKDIAICRVEQLCPFPYDLIQRELKRYPNAEIVWCQEEPMNMGAYSYIAPRLGTAMRTLGRGTVDDIKYVGRAPSAATATGFYQVHTKEQNEIVQKATQPHPISL